The nucleotide sequence TCTTCTTCCCCAGGGGCAAATACACCCCCCCAACACGCGTTTTGCTGGGGGGCACCATCACCCTCCACCCTTGGGGGGCAAATCCCTCCTAtcaccccccccctccccagggggGCGAACAAGCCCGTGCCAGGGGCCGGGTCTCAccgggggggcgccggggctgctctCGGGGGGGCCGAGCCCGGCGGCCAGCAGCGCGGGGTCGAGGGCGAGCGAGGCGGGCAGCGCGGAGAAGAGCAGGGGGCCGTCGGGCAGCGCCGGGAAGCCctcggggccgggggccgccgcctcGGGGCCCTTCTCGCCCGCCGGCGCCAGGGGCAGCAGGGCCGAGAGcagggcgcccggcggcggcggcagcaggtCCAGGGCGGGCAGGGGGACGCCGAGGggcagcaggggcaccgggggctgccccggcagCAGGGAGGCCGCCAGCAGGGAGGGCAGGCTCGGCCCCTCGGGGTCCCCCCCGGGCGCTGGCGGGTGCTGGCCCAGGGCCACCGAAAAGGGCAGGGTGCCCAGGaggagccccgggggcagcgaGCCGCCCAGGGCCAGCgcctgctcctgccccacgAAGGCCACGGGctcggcagcggcggcagcggtggGGGGCAGCGGGCAGCCCAGCGCCCCACCGGCGGCCTCCTCCCCACCACTGCCGGCCCCCAGGGCCAGGGGGCCTTTGGTGACGGCTGGAGATGTTGCGGCACCTGTGGGGGACAGGGTCAAAGCAGGGGGATCCTTGGTCACATCTCACCAGGTCCCACCACCCCCAACACGGACCCACGGCCACATCCCACCAAGTCCTACACCCGGGACTCACCATCCCCAGCACGGACCCACGGCCGTGTCCCACTGCGTTGCACCACCTCCAGCACAGACCCACAGCCACGTCCCACCACGGCCAGCACGGACCCACGGCCACATCCCACCAAGTCCCACACCCGGGACTCACCATCCCCAGCACGGACCCACGGCCGTGTCCCACTGCGTTGCACCACCTCCAGCACAGACCCACAGCCACGTCCCACCACGGCCAGCACGGACCCACGGCCACATCCCACCAAGTCCCACACCCGGGACTCACCATCCCCAGCACGGACCCACAGCCGTGTCCCACTGCACTGCACCCCCTCCAGCACAGACCCACAGCCACGTCCCACCATGGCCAGCACAGACCCATGGCCACGTCCCACCAGGTCCCGCCATGCCCAGCACGcacccatagccatgtcccCCTAGGCCCCAccacccccagcccagccccacggccagacccccccccccccaggcactgctgcccaCGTGCTACCCGCCCCGGGCACGCTCCCCACCACCAGTGCTCGCCGCGACCCAGCCCCGCTCCCTGCACCCACCGGCGCTGCCCCACGTACCTGGGGCGCTGCTGTGGCTGGGGGCTTTTGGCTGCGGGGGGGTCCCTGAGGTGGGTTCGGACGAGGCCGCCAGCTGCCCGAAGAGGCCCAGGAGCTGGCTGTTGAAGTCCTGGCAGGCGGGCAGGAGCCCGGTGCCCGGGCAGGGCGAGCCGTCCCCGGCGGGCAGGGGGGCCAGGGGGCCGCCgtgccccccggggccgccctgAGCGCCCAGCAGGCTCAGCAGGGCCGCGAGGGGCTGCCCGGGCGCAGGCGACGTCGTCCCCTTGGGctcggcgcccgcggcgggcggcagcctGCGGGCCGCCGGGTCCTCGGGGtccgggcgccggggccgccgggccgcctTGCCCAGGCCCCGCTCGCCCGCGACCGAGAGCAGCACGTTGGGGGCGAGCGGGCGGGGGGGTAAAGTGCTAGGGGGGGGCGCGGGGTCGGGGCCGCCCAGCTGGGCCTTGGCGGCGGCGCTCAGCAGGCTGCTCGCCGGGAAGGCCgtgcccgccggcggcgccaGGAGCTGGCCCAGCGGCAGCCCCAGGAAGCCCCGGCCCTCGGGGGCAGCGTCTAAGGGCACTGGCGGGTTATTGCTGCTTTGGTTGGTTAAGGCATCGCTGACGGGGGAATCGTCCTTGCCCGCCTGGGGGGCACCGTTGGCGGCCGccgggcacggccccggccccccgggctccggcggcgccgggTTTTCCCTGGCCCCCGCCGGCGACGGAGCCGTGCGGGCGCTAGTCCTGCCCGCGGGACCccggggggccgccgccgcgtccggcgggggcaggcggcggccgaAGCGGGGCgacggcggcgggcggctctcGGGGCTGCCGTTGGCCCCAGGGAAGACGTCGCGGGGCCGCGGGAAGGGCGGGGGGACGAGCCGGTCCCCCGCGGGGGCGGCCTCGGGGGTCTTCGCCCTCGGGGGGGCTCTGGGGAAGCTGCTGACGGTGCCGGGCGGGGGGACGCCGGCGCCAGGGGGCACGGCCGGGCGCCCCCCCGCCGGGAACAGCGGGCTCAAGCCAGGACCTGCGGGGAACCGCACGGGGGTCAGTGGGCACCAGCAAGGCCAGGGCACGCGCCAGGCCTCAAACTGGGGCAGACCAGGCGGAACTGGGGGGCGAGGATGGAAGCGCTCCAGGACATCTGGGCAGGGAAActggggggacgtgggggggaCTGGGATGCGTTGGGGGAGCTCAGATGGGCAGGGACAACCAAGACGCACATGGGGTGATGGGGACAGGTGGGGGACAGCAGACAGGACCTGGGGGGTGGCAGGGACAGGGGAGCGGGGCCGGTTACctgcgccggggcggcgggagccggggccCGGGGCGCCCTCCATGCTGCGGTACAGCGTGGCCATGGCCACCGTTTTCCGGCGGTGGTTGCAGAGTTTGGTCATGTCCTGCTGGCCCTGGACCCCGGGGGCCCCTCGCCCGGCCACCACCGCCCCCGGGTCGAAGTTAAACACCTGCGGGGACGGCACAGGCTGCGAATGGCCACCGGCGCCTCCGCAGGGACCCCAAAAGCACGTGGCAGCCAAGTCCCACATCGCAGCCCCCCCAGGTCGTCCCCGTACCTTGTGCATGTTGAGCGGACACTCGAGGCCGCACTTGCAGGTCCCGTCGGCCAGGAGGTAGGCGCGAGTCTGCTCCAGCGAGGTCAGCGCGGTgccgctggggctgggggcacaggggtgagcggggccggggcggcgtggggctgggggcgggggggggacaTGCGGCTGCCCCTACCTGATGTAGCACACAGAGCCCTCCTGCACCTTGCGCTCCCAGCCCACGGGCAcgggcccggccggcgggcACGTGGGTCGGTCTGCTCCGGCGCGCTCATCGCTGCTGTTCATTGTGCCCCCTCGTCGCACCGACGCCTGCGGCGGGCACCGGCACGGGGGTCACGCCAGGGCAGGACGGGGGGACCCAGA is from Rhea pennata isolate bPtePen1 chromosome 29, bPtePen1.pri, whole genome shotgun sequence and encodes:
- the MBD6 gene encoding methyl-CpG-binding domain protein 6, with protein sequence MNSSDERAGADRPTCPPAGPVPVGWERKVQEGSVCYISPSGTALTSLEQTRAYLLADGTCKCGLECPLNMHKVFNFDPGAVVAGRGAPGVQGQQDMTKLCNHRRKTVAMATLYRSMEGAPGPGSRRPGAGPGLSPLFPAGGRPAVPPGAGVPPPGTVSSFPRAPPRAKTPEAAPAGDRLVPPPFPRPRDVFPGANGSPESRPPPSPRFGRRLPPPDAAAAPRGPAGRTSARTAPSPAGARENPAPPEPGGPGPCPAAANGAPQAGKDDSPVSDALTNQSSNNPPVPLDAAPEGRGFLGLPLGQLLAPPAGTAFPASSLLSAAAKAQLGGPDPAPPPSTLPPRPLAPNVLLSVAGERGLGKAARRPRRPDPEDPAARRLPPAAGAEPKGTTSPAPGQPLAALLSLLGAQGGPGGHGGPLAPLPAGDGSPCPGTGLLPACQDFNSQLLGLFGQLAASSEPTSGTPPQPKAPSHSSAPGAATSPAVTKGPLALGAGSGGEEAAGGALGCPLPPTAAAAAEPVAFVGQEQALALGGSLPPGLLLGTLPFSVALGQHPPAPGGDPEGPSLPSLLAASLLPGQPPVPLLPLGVPLPALDLLPPPPGALLSALLPLAPAGEKGPEAAAPGPEGFPALPDGPLLFSALPASLALDPALLAAGLGPPESSPGAPPSGLGSPPAAPTSTGAPPTTTEAPRGEGRAPDGPPGPPGHLHPLGPQLGSSLLGATLLGDLPALSPLLQHQPLLPPPGLPPGAGQGPLLGAASPLACLLQSLQLGPGFGPPEKPAMLSGPGARGSPSPPDRPEGPPSALEPPAPSRAEAGGASPRGGTRGGPGSRPSLKRGRRRAEGLNGETPAPRGPPSTKSPRRGAGRGRGGWGARRHFNGQAGDGGEKGAPPAAPPAPHPAWRCNGDIPAAERQLKAEEIKGNSLRLRPSRRGRRRKASAPRPSARVETPRGRGLSTEPGAGPACNVPPQVDPALARRPRPGRPVKNRRRKLLT